A portion of the Citrobacter rodentium NBRC 105723 = DSM 16636 genome contains these proteins:
- the argB gene encoding acetylglutamate kinase — protein sequence MMNPLIIKLGGVLLDSEEALARLFTALVNYRETHQRPLVIVHGGGCVVDELMKGLNLPVKKKNGLRVTPADQIDIITGALAGTANKTLLAWAKKHHIASVGLYLGDGDSVKVTQLDEELGHVGLAQPGSPALINTLLNGGFLPVVSSIGATEEGLLMNVNADQAATALAATLGADLILLSDVSGILDGKGQRIAEMTAAKAEQLIEQGIITDGMIVKVNAALDAARTLGRPVDIASWRHAEQLPALFNGTPIGTRILA from the coding sequence ATGATGAATCCATTAATTATCAAGCTGGGTGGCGTATTACTGGATAGCGAAGAGGCGCTGGCGCGTCTGTTTACCGCGCTGGTTAACTATCGCGAAACGCATCAACGCCCGCTGGTGATTGTCCACGGCGGCGGCTGCGTGGTTGATGAGCTGATGAAAGGGCTGAATCTGCCGGTGAAAAAGAAAAACGGCCTGCGCGTCACGCCAGCCGATCAGATTGACATTATTACCGGCGCGCTGGCGGGAACGGCGAACAAAACGCTGCTGGCATGGGCGAAAAAACATCATATCGCTTCCGTCGGCCTCTACCTGGGCGATGGCGATAGCGTCAAAGTGACCCAGCTTGATGAGGAACTGGGTCATGTCGGGCTGGCGCAGCCGGGGTCGCCGGCGCTGATTAACACCCTGCTGAACGGCGGTTTTCTGCCGGTAGTGAGTTCAATCGGCGCGACGGAAGAAGGGCTGTTAATGAACGTCAACGCGGACCAGGCGGCGACCGCGCTGGCGGCGACGCTGGGGGCGGATCTGATCCTGCTCTCGGACGTGAGCGGCATCCTCGACGGCAAAGGCCAGCGTATTGCTGAAATGACTGCTGCGAAGGCGGAACAGCTGATTGAGCAGGGTATTATCACTGACGGCATGATCGTGAAGGTCAACGCCGCGCTGGATGCGGCGCGTACGCTGGGTCGTCCGGTGGATATCGCCTCCTGGCGTCACGCCGAGCAGCTGCCGGCGCTGTTTAACGGTACGCCGATAGGCACCCGTATTTTAGCGTAA
- the fabR gene encoding HTH-type transcriptional repressor FabR — MMGVRAQQKEKTRRSLVEAAFSQLSAERSFASLSLREVAREAGIAPTSFYRHFRDVDELGLTMVDESGLMLRQLMRQARQRIAKGGSVIRTSVSTFMEFIGNNPNAFRLLLRERSGTSAAFRAAVAREIQHFIAELADYLELENHMPRAFTEAQAEAMVTIVFSAGAEALDVGAEQRRQLEERLVLQLRMIAKGAYYWYRREQEKMSLMPDNVKEE, encoded by the coding sequence GTGATGGGCGTTAGAGCGCAGCAAAAAGAAAAAACCCGGCGTTCGCTGGTAGAAGCCGCATTTAGTCAACTGAGCGCTGAGCGTAGCTTTGCCAGCCTCAGTTTGCGTGAGGTTGCGCGGGAAGCGGGTATTGCGCCAACCTCATTTTATCGTCATTTCCGTGATGTTGACGAACTGGGGCTGACAATGGTCGATGAAAGCGGCCTGATGCTGCGACAGCTGATGCGCCAGGCGCGTCAGCGCATCGCCAAAGGCGGGAGCGTGATCCGTACCTCGGTTTCCACATTTATGGAGTTCATTGGCAACAACCCGAACGCCTTCCGTTTATTATTGCGCGAACGTTCCGGCACCTCGGCCGCTTTTCGTGCCGCCGTTGCGCGTGAAATTCAGCATTTTATCGCGGAACTTGCGGACTATCTGGAACTCGAAAACCATATGCCGCGCGCCTTCACGGAAGCGCAAGCCGAAGCGATGGTGACGATTGTCTTTAGCGCGGGGGCTGAGGCGCTGGATGTGGGGGCGGAACAGCGCCGACAATTAGAAGAGCGACTGGTATTGCAACTGCGCATGATTGCGAAAGGGGCCTATTACTGGTATCGCCGTGAACAAGAGAAGATGTCCCTTATGCCGGACAATGTGAAGGAAGAGTAA
- the oxyR gene encoding DNA-binding transcriptional regulator OxyR — protein MNIRDLEYLVALAEHRHFRRAADSCHVSQPTLSGQIRKLEDELGVMLLERTSRKVLFTQAGLLLVDQARTVLREVKVLKEMASQQGETMSGPLHIGLIPTVGPYLLPHIIPMLHQTFPKLEMYLHEAQTHQLLAQLDSGKLDCVILALVKESEAFIEVPLFDEPMLLAIYEDHPWANRDCVPMADLAGEKLLMLEDGHCLRDQAMGFCFEAGADEDTHFRATSLETLRNMVAAGSGITLLPALAVPQERRRDGVVYLPCIKPEPRRTVGLVYRPGSPLRSRYEQLAEAIRGAMDGHFDKALKKAV, from the coding sequence ATGAATATTCGTGATCTTGAATACCTGGTGGCATTAGCCGAACACCGCCATTTCCGGCGTGCGGCTGACTCCTGTCACGTCAGTCAGCCGACGCTCAGCGGGCAAATCCGCAAGCTGGAAGATGAGCTGGGGGTGATGCTGCTGGAGCGGACGAGTCGTAAAGTGCTGTTCACGCAGGCGGGTTTGCTGCTGGTGGACCAGGCGCGCACCGTGCTGCGTGAGGTCAAAGTGCTCAAGGAGATGGCAAGCCAGCAGGGCGAGACCATGTCAGGTCCACTGCATATTGGCTTAATTCCGACGGTAGGCCCTTACCTGCTGCCGCATATTATTCCGATGCTGCACCAGACTTTCCCGAAGCTGGAAATGTATCTGCACGAAGCGCAAACCCATCAGCTGCTGGCGCAGCTGGATAGCGGTAAGCTGGACTGCGTTATTCTGGCGCTGGTGAAAGAGAGTGAAGCGTTTATTGAAGTGCCGCTGTTCGACGAGCCGATGCTGCTGGCGATCTATGAAGATCACCCGTGGGCGAATCGCGATTGCGTGCCGATGGCCGATCTGGCTGGCGAAAAACTGCTGATGCTGGAAGATGGTCACTGTCTGCGCGACCAGGCGATGGGCTTCTGCTTTGAAGCGGGCGCTGATGAAGATACCCACTTCCGCGCGACCAGTCTGGAAACGCTGCGCAACATGGTGGCGGCGGGCAGTGGGATTACGTTACTGCCAGCGCTGGCGGTGCCGCAGGAGCGCAGGCGTGACGGCGTCGTCTATCTGCCGTGCATTAAGCCGGAACCGCGCCGTACGGTAGGGCTGGTTTATCGTCCGGGTTCGCCGCTGCGCAGTCGCTATGAGCAACTGGCGGAGGCCATCCGTGGGGCGATGGATGGCCATTTCGACAAAGCGTTAAAAAAGGCGGTTTAA
- the btuB gene encoding TonB-dependent vitamin B12 receptor BtuB has translation MIKKMSLLTALSVTAFSGWAQDATPDTLVVTANRFQQPVNTVLAPTDIVTRQDIERWQSRTVLDVMRRLPGVDVAQNGGMGQSSSLFVRGTEAKHVLVLVDGIPVARPGITNNSDIDQIPVSLVQRIEYIRGPRSAIYGSGAIGGVVNIITMAGEERSQINAGVGSKGYQQYDGAWRQRFGDTVVTAAGAYQTTKGFDVQPRSSYSGDGDRDGYRNKLFWGSVEHKFNDNFDGYFRGYGYASNADYDQGNWGYDGGNDEHQNYTQSWDTGLRFNSGIYSSQLVANYQRIKDYNYSSLNGRYATGYSLDDMEQRYIQWGNNVVVGHGAISAGVDWKQEKLMSFGEYGTDNYKRDNTGLYLTGQQQIDSVTLEASGREDHDEQFGWHGTWQTAAGWQFVDDYKVTLSYGTGFLAPSLGQQFGAERFGIASNPNLKPEESKQWEAGLEGLTGPVDWRLSTYRYKIQNLIDYNDNTYFNVKSATIKGLEWTGNLTTGPVDHRLTLQYVDPRDDETDQQLYRRAKQQVKYELSGEVYELGWDVTYQYIGERYDYDYDNSRRVKMGGLSVWDIGLSYPVTSHLTVRGKIANLFDKDYETVYGYQTAGREYTLSGSYTF, from the coding sequence ATGATTAAAAAAATGTCGCTGCTGACGGCGCTCTCCGTCACGGCTTTTTCTGGTTGGGCACAGGATGCCACCCCGGACACGCTTGTCGTCACGGCAAATCGCTTTCAACAACCCGTCAACACTGTACTGGCCCCTACGGATATCGTTACCCGGCAGGATATTGAACGCTGGCAGTCCAGAACCGTGCTGGATGTTATGCGTCGTCTGCCGGGCGTGGATGTCGCGCAGAATGGCGGCATGGGACAGAGCTCTTCGCTTTTTGTGCGTGGGACTGAAGCCAAACACGTCCTGGTGCTGGTGGATGGCATTCCGGTCGCGCGTCCGGGTATTACCAATAACTCCGATATCGACCAGATTCCGGTTTCGCTGGTGCAGCGCATCGAATATATCCGCGGGCCGCGTTCAGCGATCTACGGTTCCGGTGCGATTGGCGGCGTGGTCAATATCATCACTATGGCGGGTGAAGAACGTTCACAGATCAACGCAGGCGTTGGGTCAAAGGGCTACCAGCAATATGATGGTGCCTGGCGTCAGCGCTTCGGCGATACGGTGGTGACAGCGGCGGGCGCTTACCAGACCACTAAAGGCTTCGACGTGCAGCCGCGCTCCAGCTATAGCGGGGATGGCGATCGCGACGGTTATCGCAACAAACTGTTCTGGGGCAGCGTTGAACATAAATTCAACGATAATTTTGATGGCTATTTTCGCGGCTACGGCTATGCCAGCAACGCCGACTATGACCAGGGCAACTGGGGTTATGACGGCGGAAACGATGAGCACCAAAATTACACCCAGTCGTGGGATACCGGGCTGCGTTTCAATTCCGGGATCTACTCGTCACAACTGGTGGCAAACTACCAGCGTATTAAAGACTACAACTACAGCAGTCTGAACGGGCGTTATGCAACAGGTTATAGCCTCGATGACATGGAGCAGCGCTATATCCAGTGGGGCAACAATGTTGTTGTGGGACATGGGGCTATCAGTGCCGGCGTCGACTGGAAGCAGGAAAAGCTGATGTCCTTTGGCGAGTACGGGACTGATAATTACAAGCGCGACAACACCGGGCTTTATCTGACCGGGCAGCAGCAGATCGACAGCGTGACGCTGGAAGCCTCGGGTCGTGAAGATCACGACGAGCAGTTTGGCTGGCACGGCACCTGGCAAACGGCAGCAGGGTGGCAGTTTGTCGACGATTATAAAGTGACGCTTTCCTATGGTACGGGCTTCCTCGCGCCTTCGCTTGGGCAGCAGTTTGGCGCTGAACGGTTTGGGATTGCCTCCAACCCGAACCTGAAGCCGGAAGAGTCAAAGCAATGGGAAGCTGGATTAGAAGGATTGACCGGGCCGGTTGACTGGCGTCTGTCGACCTATCGCTACAAAATCCAGAATCTGATCGATTACAACGACAATACCTACTTCAACGTCAAATCCGCGACCATTAAAGGCCTGGAGTGGACCGGCAATCTCACTACGGGACCGGTCGATCATCGCTTAACGTTGCAATATGTCGACCCGCGCGATGATGAAACCGATCAGCAACTTTACCGTCGCGCAAAACAGCAGGTGAAGTATGAGCTGAGCGGCGAGGTGTATGAGCTGGGGTGGGATGTGACCTATCAGTACATTGGTGAACGCTATGATTACGACTATGACAATTCCCGCAGAGTCAAAATGGGCGGACTGAGCGTATGGGATATCGGACTTTCTTATCCTGTCACCTCACATCTCACAGTTCGTGGTAAAATAGCCAACCTGTTCGATAAAGATTACGAGACAGTTTATGGCTACCAAACTGCAGGACGGGAATACACCTTGTCTGGCAGCTACACCTTCTGA
- a CDS encoding YijD family membrane protein translates to MKQSVQDKGTLLLALVAGLSINGTFAALFSSIVPFSVFPIISLVLTVYCLHQRYQNRTMPVGLPGLAAACFILGVLLYSTVVRAEYPDIGSNFFPAVLSVILVFWIGVKMRNRPQDIAE, encoded by the coding sequence ATGAAACAGTCAGTTCAGGATAAAGGTACGCTGCTGCTGGCGCTGGTCGCTGGCTTATCGATCAATGGCACATTCGCGGCGCTGTTCAGCTCTATCGTGCCGTTCTCTGTATTCCCGATTATTTCGCTGGTGCTGACGGTGTACTGTCTGCATCAACGTTATCAGAATCGCACCATGCCCGTGGGGTTGCCGGGTCTGGCTGCGGCCTGCTTTATTCTTGGCGTGCTGCTGTACAGCACCGTGGTGCGCGCGGAGTATCCGGATATCGGCTCCAACTTCTTCCCGGCGGTGCTGTCGGTGATTCTGGTGTTCTGGATTGGCGTGAAGATGCGTAATCGCCCGCAGGATATCGCGGAATAA
- the argH gene encoding argininosuccinate lyase → MALWGGRFTQAADQRFKQFNDSLRFDYRLAEQDIVGSVAWSKALVTVGVLTADEQRQLEEALNVLLEEVRANPQQILESDAEDIHSWVEGKLIDKVGQLGKKLHTGRSRNDQVATDLKLWCKDTVGELLAANRQLQSALVATAEVNQDAVMPGYTHLQRAQPVTFAHWCLAYVEMLARDESRLQDALKRLDVSPLGCGALAGTAYEIDREQLAGWLGFACATCNSLDSVSDRDHVLELLSGAAIGMVHLSRFAEDLIFFNTGEAGFVELSDRVTSGSSLMPQKKNPDALELIRGKCGRVQGALTGMMMTLKGLPLAYNKDMQEDKEGLFDALDTWLDCLHMATLVLDGIQVRRPRCQEAAQQGYANATELADYLVAKGVPFREAHHIVGETVVEAIRQGKALEELPLAELQKFSGVIGDDVYPILSLQSCLDKRAAKGGVSPQQVAQAISYAKARLG, encoded by the coding sequence ATGGCACTTTGGGGTGGGCGTTTTACACAGGCAGCAGATCAGCGGTTTAAACAGTTCAACGACTCGTTGCGCTTCGACTACCGCCTGGCGGAGCAGGATATTGTGGGCTCTGTCGCCTGGTCCAAAGCGCTGGTCACCGTCGGCGTGTTAACCGCGGACGAACAGCGCCAGCTGGAAGAGGCGCTCAACGTTTTGCTGGAAGAGGTTCGCGCGAATCCGCAGCAGATCCTGGAAAGCGACGCGGAAGATATTCACAGCTGGGTGGAAGGTAAGCTGATCGACAAAGTCGGTCAGTTAGGCAAAAAGCTGCATACCGGACGTAGCCGTAACGACCAGGTCGCCACCGATTTGAAGCTGTGGTGCAAAGATACGGTCGGCGAGCTGCTTGCCGCCAACCGCCAGCTGCAAAGCGCGCTGGTGGCAACGGCAGAGGTTAATCAGGATGCGGTGATGCCGGGTTATACCCATTTGCAGCGTGCGCAGCCGGTGACGTTTGCCCACTGGTGCCTGGCGTATGTGGAAATGCTGGCGCGCGACGAAAGCCGCCTGCAGGATGCCCTGAAGCGTCTGGACGTCAGCCCGTTAGGCTGCGGCGCGCTGGCGGGCACCGCCTATGAGATCGACCGGGAACAGCTGGCCGGCTGGCTGGGCTTTGCTTGCGCGACGTGTAACAGCCTGGACAGCGTCTCCGACCGCGATCACGTGCTGGAACTGCTGTCGGGCGCCGCTATCGGCATGGTGCACCTGTCGCGTTTTGCCGAAGACCTGATTTTCTTTAACACCGGCGAAGCGGGATTTGTCGAGCTGTCTGACCGCGTGACCTCCGGTTCGTCGCTGATGCCGCAGAAGAAAAACCCGGATGCGCTGGAGCTGATTCGCGGCAAGTGTGGCCGGGTGCAGGGCGCGCTGACCGGCATGATGATGACGTTGAAAGGTCTGCCGCTGGCCTACAACAAGGATATGCAGGAAGACAAAGAGGGGCTGTTCGACGCGCTCGACACCTGGCTGGATTGTCTGCATATGGCCACGCTGGTGCTGGACGGTATTCAGGTGCGGCGTCCACGCTGCCAGGAAGCCGCGCAGCAGGGCTATGCTAACGCCACTGAACTGGCGGACTATCTGGTGGCGAAAGGCGTGCCGTTCCGTGAAGCGCACCATATCGTGGGTGAAACGGTGGTGGAGGCGATTCGTCAGGGGAAAGCGCTGGAGGAGCTGCCGCTGGCGGAGCTGCAAAAATTCAGCGGCGTGATTGGCGACGACGTGTATCCCATTCTTTCGTTGCAGTCATGCCTCGATAAGCGGGCGGCGAAGGGCGGCGTTTCTCCGCAGCAGGTGGCGCAGGCCATTAGCTACGCGAAGGCGCGGCTGGGGTAG
- the trmA gene encoding tRNA (uridine(54)-C5)-methyltransferase TrmA, whose product MTPEHLPTEQYDAQLAEKVVRLQSMMAPFSDLVPEVFRSPVSHYRMRAEFRIWHDGDDLYHIIFDQQTKSRIRVDSFPAASELINQLMSAMIAGVRNNPVLRQKLFQIDYLTTMSNQAVVSLLYHKKLDEAWRQEAEALRDALRAQNLNVHLIGRATKTKIELDQDYIDERLPVAGKEMIYRQVENSFTQPNAAMNIQMLEWALDVTRGSKGDLLELYCGNGNFSLALARNFDHVLATEIAKPSVAAAQYNIAANGIENVQIIRMAAEEFTQAMNGVREFNRLKGVDLKSYQCETIFVDPPRSGLDSETEKMVQAYPRILYISCNPQTLCKNLETLSQTHKIERLALFDQFPYTHHMECGVLLTAK is encoded by the coding sequence ATGACCCCCGAACACCTTCCGACAGAACAGTATGACGCGCAGCTCGCCGAAAAAGTGGTGCGCTTACAGAGTATGATGGCGCCGTTTTCTGACCTGGTTCCGGAAGTGTTCCGCTCGCCGGTCAGCCATTACCGTATGCGCGCCGAGTTCCGCATCTGGCACGACGGCGATGACCTGTACCATATTATTTTCGATCAGCAGACGAAAAGCCGCATTCGCGTCGACAGCTTCCCGGCGGCGAGTGAGTTGATTAACCAACTGATGAGCGCAATGATTGCAGGCGTGCGCAACAACCCTGTTCTGCGGCAAAAGCTGTTTCAGATTGATTACCTCACCACCATGAGCAACCAGGCGGTGGTGTCGCTGCTGTACCATAAGAAGCTGGACGAGGCGTGGCGGCAGGAAGCGGAAGCACTGCGTGACGCCCTGCGCGCGCAGAATCTGAACGTGCATCTGATTGGCCGGGCGACGAAGACCAAGATCGAACTGGATCAGGATTACATCGACGAACGTCTGCCGGTGGCGGGTAAAGAGATGATCTACCGTCAGGTAGAAAACAGCTTCACCCAGCCGAATGCGGCGATGAATATTCAGATGCTGGAGTGGGCGCTGGATGTCACCAGAGGGTCGAAAGGCGATCTGCTGGAACTATACTGCGGCAACGGCAACTTCTCTTTAGCGCTGGCGCGTAACTTTGACCACGTGCTGGCCACTGAAATCGCCAAGCCGTCCGTCGCCGCGGCGCAGTACAACATTGCGGCGAACGGCATCGAAAACGTGCAGATTATTCGCATGGCGGCAGAGGAATTTACTCAGGCGATGAATGGCGTTCGCGAGTTTAACCGCCTGAAGGGTGTCGATCTGAAAAGCTATCAGTGCGAAACCATTTTTGTCGATCCGCCGCGCAGCGGGCTGGACAGCGAGACAGAGAAGATGGTGCAGGCGTACCCGCGGATTTTATATATCTCCTGTAACCCGCAGACGCTGTGCAAAAACCTGGAAACATTAAGCCAGACGCATAAGATTGAACGTCTGGCGCTGTTCGATCAGTTCCCCTACACGCACCACATGGAGTGCGGGGTGCTACTCACCGCGAAGTAG
- the sthA gene encoding Si-specific NAD(P)(+) transhydrogenase, producing MPHSWDYDAIVIGSGPGGEGAAMGLVKQGARVAVIERYHNVGGGCTHWGTIPSKALRHAVSRIIEFNQNPLYSDHSRLLRSSFADILNHADNVINQQTRMRQGFYERNHCEILQGNAHFVDEHTLALECSDGTVETLTAEKFVIACGSRPYHPADVDFSHPRIYDSDSILSLHHEPRHVIIYGAGVIGCEYASIFRGMDVKVDLINTRDRLLAFLDQEMSDSLSYHFWNSGVVIRHNEEYEKIEGCDDGVIMHLKSGKKLKADCLLYANGRTGNTDSLALQNIGLETDSRGQLKVNSMYQTALPHVYAVGDVIGYPSLASAAYDQGRIAAQALVKGEATAHLIEDIPTGIYTIPEISSVGKTEQQLTAMKVPYEVGRAQFKHLARAQIVGMNVGTLKILFHRETKEILGIHCFGERAAEIIHIGQAIMEQKGGGNTIEYFVNTTFNYPTMAEAYRVAVLNGLNRLF from the coding sequence ATGCCACATTCCTGGGATTACGATGCCATAGTAATAGGTTCAGGCCCCGGCGGCGAAGGCGCTGCAATGGGTCTGGTTAAGCAAGGAGCCCGCGTTGCGGTTATTGAGCGCTACCATAACGTTGGCGGCGGTTGCACCCACTGGGGCACCATCCCGTCAAAAGCGCTCCGCCATGCCGTCAGTCGTATTATTGAATTTAACCAGAACCCCCTTTACAGCGATCACTCCCGCCTGCTCCGTTCCTCCTTCGCCGACATTCTTAACCATGCCGATAACGTGATTAACCAGCAAACGCGTATGCGGCAGGGATTCTATGAGCGTAACCACTGCGAAATTTTACAGGGCAATGCCCATTTCGTTGACGAGCATACGCTGGCGCTGGAATGCTCCGACGGCACGGTCGAAACCCTGACCGCAGAAAAATTTGTCATTGCCTGCGGTTCCCGCCCCTACCATCCGGCGGACGTCGATTTCTCCCACCCGCGCATTTATGACAGCGACTCTATTCTCAGTCTGCATCATGAACCGCGTCACGTGATTATTTATGGCGCAGGGGTGATCGGCTGCGAATATGCGTCGATCTTCCGCGGAATGGACGTTAAAGTCGATTTGATCAATACCCGCGATCGTCTGCTGGCCTTTCTCGACCAGGAGATGTCAGACTCCCTCTCCTACCACTTCTGGAACAGCGGCGTCGTTATTCGTCACAACGAAGAGTATGAGAAGATTGAAGGCTGCGATGACGGCGTGATTATGCATCTCAAGTCAGGCAAAAAGCTGAAGGCCGACTGCCTGCTGTACGCCAATGGCCGCACCGGGAATACCGACTCCCTGGCCTTACAGAATATCGGCCTCGAAACGGACAGCCGCGGGCAGTTGAAGGTCAATAGCATGTACCAGACCGCGCTGCCGCACGTTTACGCAGTGGGCGATGTAATTGGTTATCCGAGCCTGGCGTCCGCCGCCTACGATCAGGGGCGCATCGCCGCGCAGGCGCTGGTGAAGGGTGAAGCGACGGCACATCTGATTGAAGATATCCCGACCGGCATCTACACCATTCCTGAAATCAGCTCCGTGGGGAAAACCGAACAGCAGCTGACGGCGATGAAAGTGCCTTACGAAGTGGGTCGTGCGCAGTTTAAGCATCTGGCGCGCGCGCAGATTGTCGGTATGAACGTCGGCACGCTGAAGATTTTGTTTCACCGGGAAACGAAAGAAATTCTCGGGATTCACTGCTTTGGCGAACGCGCGGCCGAGATTATTCACATCGGCCAGGCGATCATGGAGCAGAAAGGCGGCGGTAACACCATTGAGTATTTTGTTAACACCACCTTTAACTACCCGACAATGGCCGAAGCCTATCGGGTAGCGGTGCTGAACGGCTTAAACCGCCTTTTTTAA
- the murI gene encoding glutamate racemase, which produces MATKLQDGNTPCLAATPSDPRPTVLVFDSGVGGLSVYDEIRQLLPDLHYIYAFDNVAFPYGEKSEEFIVERVVEIVTAVQQRSPLSLAVIACNTASTVSLPALREKFAFPVVGVVPAIKPAARLTANGIVGLLATRGTVKRPYTHELIARFANECQIAMLGSAELVELAEAKLHGKPVPLEELQRILRPWLRMSEPPDTVVLGCTHFPLLKEELLHVLPEGTRLVDSGAAIARRTAWLLEHEAPDAKSTAANIAYCMALTPETEQLLPVLQRYGFETLEKLAV; this is translated from the coding sequence ATGGCTACCAAACTGCAGGACGGGAATACACCTTGTCTGGCAGCTACACCTTCTGATCCCCGTCCCACCGTGCTGGTCTTTGACTCCGGCGTCGGTGGGTTGTCGGTGTACGATGAGATTCGGCAACTCCTGCCGGATCTCCACTATATATACGCTTTTGATAACGTGGCTTTTCCTTACGGGGAGAAGAGCGAAGAGTTTATCGTCGAGCGCGTTGTCGAGATAGTCACCGCAGTACAGCAGCGCAGTCCTCTTTCTCTAGCGGTGATTGCCTGTAATACCGCCAGCACCGTCTCGCTTCCCGCCCTGCGTGAAAAGTTTGCTTTCCCGGTAGTTGGCGTTGTCCCGGCCATTAAGCCAGCGGCGCGCTTAACCGCCAATGGTATTGTAGGGCTGCTGGCGACGCGCGGTACGGTGAAACGGCCCTATACGCACGAACTGATTGCACGCTTTGCCAATGAATGTCAGATCGCGATGCTGGGTTCGGCTGAACTGGTTGAACTGGCCGAAGCGAAACTGCACGGTAAACCTGTACCGCTGGAGGAGCTACAGCGGATCCTGCGTCCGTGGCTGCGTATGTCAGAGCCTCCCGACACGGTAGTGCTCGGCTGTACGCACTTCCCATTATTAAAAGAAGAGCTATTGCACGTTCTGCCGGAAGGGACGCGACTGGTGGATTCCGGCGCGGCGATTGCGCGGCGCACGGCCTGGCTGCTGGAACACGAAGCGCCGGATGCGAAATCAACGGCGGCGAATATTGCTTACTGTATGGCGCTGACGCCGGAAACCGAGCAACTTTTACCCGTTTTGCAGCGCTACGGTTTTGAAACGCTCGAAAAACTGGCGGTTTAA
- the argC gene encoding N-acetyl-gamma-glutamyl-phosphate reductase, whose product MLNTLIVGASGYAGAELVSYVNRHPHMTITALTVSAQSNDAGKLISDLHPQLKGIVDLPLQPMSDIREFSDGVDVVFLATAHEVSHDLAPQFLAAGCVVFDLSGAFRVNDAGFYEKYYGFSHQHPELLAQAVYGLAEWSVDALKEANLIAVPGCYPTAAQLSLKPLIDGGLLDLTYWPVINATSGVSGAGRKAALSNSFCEVSLQPYGVFTHRHQPEIASHLGAEVIFTPHLGNFPRGILETITCRLKPGVTHAQVAQALRQAYDDKPLVRLYEQGVPALKNVVGLPFCDIGFAVQGEHLIVVATEDNLLKGAAAQAVQCANIRFGFAETQSLV is encoded by the coding sequence ATGTTGAATACGCTGATTGTAGGCGCTAGCGGTTATGCGGGCGCAGAGCTTGTAAGCTACGTAAATCGCCACCCTCATATGACCATAACCGCTTTGACCGTCTCAGCGCAAAGCAATGATGCAGGAAAGTTAATCTCCGATTTGCATCCCCAGCTTAAAGGCATTGTTGATCTCCCGTTGCAGCCGATGTCCGACATCCGTGAGTTTTCCGACGGCGTGGACGTGGTGTTCCTGGCCACGGCGCACGAAGTCAGCCACGATCTGGCGCCGCAGTTCCTGGCGGCCGGTTGCGTGGTATTCGATCTCTCCGGCGCGTTTCGCGTCAACGACGCCGGGTTCTATGAAAAATATTATGGCTTCAGCCATCAGCATCCTGAACTGCTGGCACAGGCGGTGTACGGGCTGGCGGAGTGGAGCGTGGATGCGCTGAAAGAGGCGAATCTGATTGCCGTGCCGGGCTGTTACCCGACGGCGGCGCAGCTTTCGCTGAAACCGCTGATTGATGGCGGGCTGCTGGATCTGACCTACTGGCCGGTAATCAACGCCACCAGTGGGGTGAGCGGCGCGGGGCGCAAGGCCGCGCTGTCTAACAGTTTCTGTGAAGTCAGCTTACAGCCGTACGGCGTATTTACCCATCGCCACCAGCCGGAGATCGCCAGCCACCTGGGGGCGGAGGTGATCTTTACTCCCCATCTGGGCAACTTCCCGCGCGGGATCCTTGAAACCATCACCTGCCGTCTGAAGCCGGGGGTGACCCATGCGCAGGTCGCTCAGGCGCTGCGCCAGGCGTATGACGATAAACCGCTGGTACGCCTGTATGAGCAGGGCGTTCCGGCGCTGAAGAATGTGGTCGGGCTGCCATTTTGTGATATCGGTTTTGCCGTTCAGGGCGAGCATTTGATCGTGGTGGCGACCGAAGATAACTTATTGAAAGGCGCGGCGGCGCAGGCTGTGCAGTGCGCTAATATTCGTTTCGGCTTTGCTGAAACGCAGTCTCTTGTTTAA